In the genome of Coraliomargarita algicola, one region contains:
- a CDS encoding sialate O-acetylesterase has translation MKCKLFTIALASCALAAGSWAEVRMPAIFSDHMVLQRAAAVPIWGWADAGEEVRVQIGERVEQTTANQQGKWALDLDLSSLDHGPHTVEVSGQNTVTIEDVLLGEVWLCSGQSNMELRLFYSLNVDAEKALPSNEMLREFKVKKQASANPMEDVEGQWLVASPKTIENFGGVAYYFGKSVQHRLGVPVGLIRSAWGGSMVESWTRSEALDTDPDLKQGKETAWQRFDGYPAAEKAFFADYLAWQQAYGRADRAANERPAWVDSELDTSDWSTITLPGMLQPQGMPANGAVWFRKTVELDEGPSADGWAEVKLGRVGDFHQVYWDGELKAETKPGEDMPFQQASFWLRKQSEIAPGKHSLVVRMFSHADRGGVVAKPSEMSMGPRKLLLSGEWDAKVEFELAPVAGEARAALPKAPSKPPSVHYVASRLYNGMIAPLVPYAMRGAIWYQGESNAGRAMQYQKTFPLMIEDWRSQWGMGDFPFYFCQLANYQHSKDQPGESSWAEFREAQAKALELPNTGQAVLIDTGLAEDIHPLNRKDQGERLARAALAKTYKQDIAYSGPVYQGIEIEHDRIRVLFDGMAGGLVAKPLPEEVDVRYFERFTKAKTIPVVLPLPESEVQGFAICGKDQKWHWAHARIEGDTVVVWSPQVTDPVAVRYAWAENPVCNLYDDAGLPASPFRSDDFRGVSDGRYYMEDYAN, from the coding sequence ATGAAGTGCAAACTATTCACAATTGCCCTCGCTAGCTGCGCGCTAGCGGCAGGCAGCTGGGCTGAAGTCAGGATGCCCGCCATTTTTTCCGATCACATGGTGCTACAACGTGCCGCAGCCGTGCCTATCTGGGGCTGGGCCGATGCGGGCGAGGAAGTGCGTGTGCAGATCGGAGAACGAGTCGAGCAGACCACTGCCAATCAGCAGGGGAAATGGGCTTTAGACTTGGATTTGAGCAGCTTAGACCATGGCCCACATACGGTCGAAGTTTCTGGTCAAAATACCGTGACTATTGAAGATGTATTGTTGGGGGAAGTTTGGTTGTGTAGCGGGCAGTCCAATATGGAATTGCGCTTATTTTATTCGTTGAATGTCGATGCAGAAAAAGCGTTGCCGAGCAATGAGATGTTACGTGAGTTCAAGGTCAAGAAGCAGGCCTCTGCGAATCCGATGGAAGATGTGGAAGGTCAATGGCTGGTGGCTTCGCCAAAGACGATTGAGAATTTCGGGGGAGTTGCTTACTACTTTGGTAAGTCCGTGCAGCATCGCCTGGGCGTGCCCGTCGGCCTGATTCGTTCGGCTTGGGGTGGCTCCATGGTAGAGAGTTGGACGCGCTCCGAGGCTTTGGATACAGACCCCGATCTTAAGCAAGGAAAAGAGACCGCCTGGCAGCGCTTCGATGGCTATCCAGCAGCTGAAAAAGCATTTTTTGCAGACTATCTCGCATGGCAGCAAGCGTATGGCAGAGCCGATCGCGCTGCCAATGAGCGCCCTGCATGGGTAGATAGCGAGTTAGATACCTCGGATTGGTCGACCATAACTTTACCCGGTATGCTGCAGCCACAGGGAATGCCGGCCAATGGCGCGGTGTGGTTTCGTAAGACTGTCGAATTGGATGAGGGGCCCTCAGCCGATGGTTGGGCCGAAGTCAAACTGGGCCGAGTCGGTGACTTTCATCAGGTTTATTGGGATGGCGAACTCAAGGCAGAAACTAAACCGGGCGAAGATATGCCATTTCAGCAGGCATCCTTCTGGCTGCGTAAGCAAAGCGAAATTGCGCCAGGCAAACACAGTCTTGTTGTGCGCATGTTCAGTCACGCTGACCGCGGGGGTGTGGTTGCCAAGCCGTCGGAGATGTCCATGGGGCCCCGCAAGCTGCTGCTGAGTGGCGAATGGGATGCTAAGGTTGAATTTGAATTAGCTCCGGTCGCGGGAGAGGCACGCGCTGCACTTCCGAAAGCACCCTCAAAGCCTCCCAGCGTGCATTATGTCGCGAGCCGATTATACAATGGAATGATCGCTCCCTTAGTGCCGTATGCGATGCGTGGCGCTATCTGGTATCAAGGCGAGAGTAATGCCGGCCGAGCCATGCAATATCAAAAGACCTTTCCACTTATGATCGAAGATTGGCGTTCGCAATGGGGGATGGGGGACTTTCCTTTTTATTTCTGCCAGTTGGCGAATTATCAACATTCCAAAGACCAGCCCGGTGAGAGTTCTTGGGCTGAGTTTCGTGAGGCTCAAGCCAAGGCACTGGAACTGCCGAATACCGGGCAAGCAGTTCTGATTGATACAGGATTGGCGGAGGACATTCATCCGCTGAACCGCAAAGATCAAGGTGAGCGCTTGGCTCGTGCGGCACTGGCAAAAACCTACAAGCAAGATATCGCTTATTCTGGCCCAGTTTACCAAGGCATAGAGATTGAGCATGATCGCATTCGTGTTCTATTTGATGGCATGGCCGGGGGCTTAGTGGCAAAACCATTGCCTGAGGAAGTAGACGTTCGTTATTTTGAGCGATTCACTAAGGCAAAAACTATTCCTGTAGTGCTTCCGCTGCCCGAGAGCGAAGTGCAGGGCTTTGCCATTTGTGGTAAAGATCAAAAGTGGCATTGGGCCCATGCTCGAATCGAAGGAGATACTGTGGTGGTTTGGTCGCCGCAGGTGACGGACCCCGTGGCGGTGCGTTATGCCTGGGCCGAAAATCCGGTATGTAATCTCTACGATGATGCAGGCTTACCAGCGTCTCCTTTTCGTAGCGATGACTTTCGCGGTGTATCGGATGGGCGCTATTATATGGAGGACTACGCGAACTAA
- a CDS encoding GntR family transcriptional regulator has product MNDVLSQLTIRNSDLPKVRIREHLKAAIESGELEPGVEIPSTRKLSALWGVTPTVVHSALAELVEDRLLIRRHGKGTFVAEELVALRNVGLYMSLESMAHSSKWFVRRVLVEIQSILQEMDVTVRVFTDSRLKDQRGSMWHDVELAAERKEIQGLILLDCDDHILKWAKALSLPLSAITPSNVPYAVGGDTSLMFDQVMHNLAEQGCQTVGLITVHRMVAAYQDYYSAFVDAAAHHNLRVEDDWIRIPKGEEGLSGSDLVRFGYQQFHRLWQQQSRPDGLIVEPDNVVEGAITAMLELSVSVPETLKVAFHRNAMHDYLCPFPSFQAITSEHAYAQALIEQLERQIMGESCSKRILPFHFTEHPGEFLQ; this is encoded by the coding sequence ATGAATGATGTCTTATCCCAGTTAACGATCCGAAATTCGGATCTACCCAAAGTGCGTATTCGCGAGCATTTGAAGGCGGCTATTGAGTCCGGCGAGTTGGAGCCTGGGGTCGAAATTCCTTCGACGCGTAAGTTGTCCGCGCTTTGGGGAGTGACGCCGACGGTGGTACATTCCGCTTTGGCTGAGTTGGTTGAAGACCGTTTGCTAATACGCCGTCATGGTAAGGGCACCTTCGTGGCAGAGGAATTGGTCGCTCTGAGAAATGTCGGGCTGTACATGAGTTTGGAGTCAATGGCACATTCCAGTAAGTGGTTTGTGCGTCGTGTTTTAGTTGAAATACAGAGTATTCTTCAGGAGATGGATGTTACGGTCCGGGTCTTTACCGATTCCCGCCTGAAGGATCAGCGTGGGAGCATGTGGCATGATGTTGAGCTGGCCGCTGAGCGTAAGGAAATACAAGGTCTGATTTTACTAGACTGCGACGATCACATCCTGAAATGGGCAAAGGCGCTTTCGCTGCCTTTATCTGCGATTACCCCCAGCAATGTTCCCTATGCAGTAGGTGGGGATACCAGCCTAATGTTCGATCAGGTGATGCACAATTTGGCCGAGCAGGGCTGCCAGACTGTCGGGTTGATCACGGTTCATAGAATGGTGGCTGCCTATCAGGATTACTATTCTGCCTTTGTCGATGCGGCGGCCCATCATAACCTGCGTGTCGAGGATGACTGGATTCGCATTCCCAAGGGTGAAGAAGGTTTAAGTGGTTCTGATTTGGTGCGTTTTGGGTATCAACAATTTCATCGACTTTGGCAGCAGCAGTCTCGGCCGGATGGCCTGATAGTTGAACCGGATAATGTAGTTGAGGGCGCGATCACTGCGATGTTGGAGCTGAGTGTTTCGGTTCCTGAGACGCTGAAGGTCGCCTTTCATCGCAATGCGATGCACGACTACCTCTGCCCCTTTCCATCCTTTCAGGCGATTACCAGTGAGCATGCTTATGCGCAGGCTTTGATTGAACAGTTAGAGCGACAGATCATGGGCGAGTCCTGTTCGAAGAGGATACTGCCATTCCATTTTACGGAGCACCCCGGAGAATTTCTTCAGTAA
- a CDS encoding SGNH/GDSL hydrolase family protein: MMKVSYLMNVSRVLLALVGSGLTVAAATRSEPIFRPGDVWAICGDSITQQGVYSVFLESYLLACQPEPAVRAVQCGWGGMTAGRYAKLMEAGAQSFEPAIVTTCFGMNDGRYDYLNDEVAATYRQSLVEIVRRFKQSGVRRVVLGGPGVVDTFTFRNPKTAISAEEYNQTLGQLSELAAEVAMEEGADFADVHTIMLDVMARAKQALGESYPVAGPTDGVHAGPNGHLIMAYAFLKALGCEGAIGTLELDLQSGRGSSTAGHRILSASSEGLEIESTRYPFCFVRGLGDRPDSVTSILPFLPFNQDLNRYVLKVSGLSAPSARVTWGSESKLFSSDQLEHGINLAAEFLENPFSAAFRKLDAAVSEKQRFEVFYLKQFVGQNQNELMQSQPETAPGLERAGRALREVDDLLASSVRGQIMPVVHRIRVQPVP, encoded by the coding sequence ATGATGAAAGTTAGCTATTTAATGAATGTGAGCCGCGTGCTGTTGGCTTTGGTCGGATCTGGACTGACCGTTGCGGCAGCCACTCGCTCGGAGCCGATCTTTCGCCCGGGCGATGTTTGGGCGATTTGTGGGGACTCGATTACCCAGCAAGGCGTCTACAGCGTCTTTCTTGAAAGCTACTTACTCGCTTGTCAGCCGGAGCCTGCGGTGCGTGCCGTGCAGTGTGGTTGGGGCGGTATGACGGCGGGGCGTTACGCAAAGCTAATGGAGGCGGGGGCCCAGAGCTTTGAGCCGGCGATCGTGACGACTTGTTTCGGCATGAACGATGGGCGATACGATTATCTTAATGATGAGGTCGCCGCGACCTATCGGCAAAGCTTGGTTGAGATCGTTCGCCGCTTTAAGCAGTCTGGTGTGAGGCGAGTTGTGTTGGGAGGGCCCGGAGTTGTGGATACATTTACTTTTCGTAATCCAAAAACTGCCATTAGTGCAGAGGAATATAATCAGACGCTCGGTCAGCTCAGTGAGTTGGCGGCTGAGGTCGCGATGGAGGAGGGGGCTGACTTTGCCGACGTGCACACCATTATGCTGGATGTGATGGCCCGCGCGAAGCAAGCTTTGGGAGAGAGTTATCCCGTTGCGGGGCCTACGGATGGCGTGCATGCAGGGCCCAATGGGCACTTGATTATGGCTTATGCCTTCTTGAAAGCTTTGGGCTGTGAGGGGGCCATCGGCACGCTAGAGCTCGATCTGCAAAGTGGCCGCGGCAGCTCGACTGCAGGGCATCGGATCTTGTCCGCGTCGTCTGAAGGACTGGAAATCGAGAGCACGCGCTATCCCTTCTGTTTCGTTCGTGGTCTGGGAGATCGCCCGGATTCGGTGACTAGTATTTTGCCTTTCTTGCCCTTTAATCAGGATCTAAACCGTTATGTCCTGAAGGTTTCTGGCTTGAGTGCGCCGTCAGCAAGGGTGACTTGGGGAAGTGAATCTAAGCTCTTTAGTTCAGATCAGTTGGAGCACGGAATCAATTTAGCCGCAGAGTTTCTGGAAAATCCATTCTCAGCGGCCTTTCGAAAGCTCGATGCGGCAGTGAGTGAAAAACAGCGCTTTGAGGTCTTTTATTTGAAGCAATTCGTCGGTCAAAATCAGAACGAGTTGATGCAATCGCAACCCGAGACTGCACCTGGCTTAGAACGAGCAGGGCGTGCATTGCGTGAGGTGGACGATCTGTTGGCGAGCTCGGTTCGCGGTCAGATAATGCCTGTCGTGCACCGTATTCGCGTGCAACCAGTTCCCTGA
- a CDS encoding sialate O-acetylesterase has translation MKRVALVSPLFYRLPLVVFLLLCHLPAALLAVSAFSETVTIREELGRWRISIKGDPIIEAQVGQDGSLLDLRFIQPGEFYGLVANSHRPSFVRLGTGLPDLNSFGGSRGFFLYQGTTVDLERVEQVDVNSLRAEGERASVHYHFAAEGVQIRVENKTSQPMQALMVIDPTVRAVASLGGERLRTPTVQLWSDTTWYQDGVSAWWQVQIEGGDRIWGPSEETGKAWRKGLFQVWEATLQPHEVREISITAKPILDEETAELKERCEDAVPGYRMAELAFQSPKPSVSGALTLFSPKDYQVFQRRSRMQGQVLLSGAVPVGTESLVYRFLGSGLSGELPDRWRELGGKPVAASFSEWVDLPAGGWYRLEMQARRGEEVLADVHVEHVGVGEVFVICGQSNSTNYGERRKLTARTQTGLVSSFSGESWSLSEDPQPGSTDGSQGGSPWTYFGDAMVARYQVPVAVAVTGHGGAPVKRWLPGKFPFYWLMSRIHQLGPNGFRALLWHQGEADAKGTSEAYYDSLTRVIDGTRSVAGWNIPWMVAQVSYTGSQRPLSPATRLAQQRIWDEGIALVGPDTDTLLGENRVGVHFSELGLKNHGELWAEKVGVYLDQVLEAEAAQGVDY, from the coding sequence ATGAAACGAGTTGCTTTGGTGTCTCCCTTGTTCTACAGGCTACCGCTTGTTGTTTTTTTGCTGCTTTGTCATCTGCCGGCGGCTTTGTTGGCCGTGAGTGCATTTTCAGAGACGGTTACGATTCGTGAGGAACTGGGGCGGTGGCGGATTTCTATAAAGGGAGACCCGATCATAGAAGCGCAAGTCGGGCAAGACGGCAGTTTGCTGGATCTGCGATTTATTCAACCGGGTGAGTTTTATGGTTTGGTGGCAAATTCGCATCGCCCCAGCTTTGTGCGTTTGGGAACTGGTTTACCTGATCTAAATTCATTTGGCGGCTCTAGGGGCTTCTTTCTTTATCAGGGGACAACTGTTGATTTGGAGCGGGTCGAGCAAGTGGATGTGAATTCGCTACGAGCAGAGGGTGAGCGAGCTTCGGTTCACTATCATTTTGCAGCAGAGGGGGTGCAGATCCGGGTTGAAAACAAGACTTCCCAACCGATGCAAGCGTTGATGGTGATCGATCCTACTGTGCGTGCGGTCGCTTCCTTGGGTGGGGAACGCCTCCGTACGCCAACCGTGCAATTGTGGTCGGATACGACTTGGTATCAGGATGGTGTATCGGCGTGGTGGCAGGTTCAGATTGAGGGTGGTGACCGAATCTGGGGGCCGAGTGAGGAGACAGGAAAAGCCTGGCGAAAGGGCTTGTTTCAGGTGTGGGAGGCGACCCTTCAGCCTCACGAGGTGCGGGAGATTTCAATTACAGCAAAGCCGATTCTTGATGAGGAGACTGCCGAATTGAAAGAGCGCTGCGAGGATGCGGTTCCAGGCTACCGCATGGCAGAGTTGGCTTTTCAATCGCCTAAGCCATCAGTGAGTGGTGCGTTGACCTTGTTTTCTCCCAAGGATTATCAGGTGTTTCAGCGTCGGAGCCGAATGCAGGGGCAGGTGCTTTTGTCGGGGGCGGTGCCAGTTGGAACGGAGTCACTGGTCTATCGATTTTTGGGTTCGGGATTAAGTGGTGAATTGCCGGATCGATGGCGGGAATTGGGCGGCAAGCCGGTGGCAGCGAGTTTTTCGGAATGGGTGGATCTTCCTGCGGGAGGTTGGTATCGCCTGGAGATGCAGGCGCGTCGCGGCGAAGAGGTGTTGGCGGATGTTCATGTCGAGCATGTGGGTGTTGGAGAAGTTTTTGTTATTTGCGGACAATCCAATTCCACTAACTACGGTGAACGCCGCAAGTTGACAGCTCGCACGCAGACCGGTTTGGTATCTAGTTTTAGTGGCGAGTCTTGGAGCTTGAGCGAAGATCCGCAACCAGGCTCGACGGATGGTAGCCAGGGAGGCAGTCCATGGACATATTTTGGTGATGCGATGGTGGCGCGTTACCAGGTGCCGGTTGCCGTTGCGGTGACGGGCCATGGTGGGGCGCCTGTGAAGCGCTGGCTGCCTGGGAAATTTCCTTTCTATTGGCTGATGTCACGTATTCATCAGCTCGGGCCGAATGGCTTTCGTGCCTTGCTCTGGCATCAGGGCGAAGCCGATGCTAAGGGCACATCGGAAGCCTATTACGATTCGCTCACCCGTGTGATCGATGGGACGCGTTCAGTTGCGGGATGGAATATCCCTTGGATGGTGGCTCAGGTTTCTTACACGGGGAGTCAGCGCCCATTATCGCCGGCGACGCGTTTGGCGCAGCAACGTATTTGGGATGAGGGGATCGCGTTGGTCGGGCCTGATACGGATACATTGCTGGGGGAGAATCGAGTGGGGGTACACTTTAGCGAACTAGGCTTGAAGAATCATGGTGAGCTTTGGGCTGAGAAAGTCGGTGTTTATTTGGATCAAGTGCTAGAGGCGGAGGCTGCGCAGGGCGTGGATTACTAG
- a CDS encoding SGNH/GDSL hydrolase family protein, whose amino-acid sequence MNSHIKSLLNHIASDQPTRILAFGSSNTERLCPGMHWFDCFEMALHQNHGPRAHCINVGVGGNTTRHLLARFESDAAFYKPHAAFLTIGGNDCKPEEELDATEFEANLNELWKRFDAIGTHVIFQTYYAVISDGSERFQKFYLYMDLIRKVARERDATLIDHLARWEPLRQQRPDLYKPLMGDAFHLIARGNKVVGLDIARTFGWQMRPEMEHWAEAFMIQQTMDQFS is encoded by the coding sequence ATGAATTCTCACATTAAATCGTTGCTGAATCATATCGCATCCGATCAGCCAACTCGAATTTTGGCATTCGGTTCCTCCAATACTGAACGACTCTGCCCCGGCATGCATTGGTTCGATTGCTTTGAAATGGCTCTACATCAGAACCACGGGCCCCGAGCGCATTGCATCAACGTCGGCGTCGGCGGCAATACCACTCGCCACTTACTGGCCCGTTTCGAAAGCGACGCCGCCTTCTATAAGCCACACGCAGCATTCCTGACAATCGGCGGCAATGACTGCAAACCTGAAGAAGAACTAGATGCTACAGAGTTCGAAGCCAACCTAAACGAGCTCTGGAAACGCTTCGATGCCATAGGCACTCATGTCATCTTCCAAACCTACTATGCCGTCATATCCGACGGCAGCGAGCGCTTCCAGAAATTCTACCTTTATATGGATCTCATCCGTAAAGTCGCTCGCGAACGAGACGCCACCTTAATCGACCACTTGGCTCGCTGGGAACCGTTACGCCAACAACGCCCCGATCTCTACAAGCCGCTGATGGGCGACGCCTTTCACCTGATCGCCCGCGGCAACAAGGTCGTCGGCCTCGACATCGCCCGCACCTTTGGTTGGCAAATGCGGCCAGAAATGGAACACTGGGCGGAAGCGTTCATGATCCAACAAACAATGGATCAGTTCAGCTAA
- a CDS encoding sialidase family protein: MENSSIVFRGYTPIHCCCDATWRRLPNGEQAVFFMTGGNFEPESSNFVVMCRSHDEGQTWGEHEIIHQSEACKADLEKVPHNMDPNWKDRCVPEIATTMSEVIVDGDTVCVYLQIHDGHFGHWRTAVTRSTDNGHTWSTPELFEAKPKRSMIRNLYLTSWGEYLLPYQFQPTNGDSEESFMDDPNKLAQINGVLIGTGKNGPWEQGGEVQGPHGWAEVNVIELSNEQLVMLCRSDEGYLMRSESSDRGRSWTEYVKTDIPNPGSKFRLFKLKQGGILLLHNPSNQVHHPNTKHRCPTGRNPLSIWISNDNMQSWNYQEDVCTFPGALSYPDGEIEESTSGTYLHFAFDYNRHDVIYMKVELPNQ, encoded by the coding sequence ATGGAAAATTCATCCATCGTCTTTCGCGGCTATACACCGATTCATTGCTGCTGTGATGCCACCTGGCGGCGTTTGCCCAATGGAGAGCAAGCGGTCTTCTTTATGACCGGCGGCAACTTCGAACCGGAAAGTTCAAACTTCGTTGTCATGTGTCGCAGCCACGACGAAGGCCAAACCTGGGGCGAACACGAAATTATTCACCAAAGCGAGGCCTGCAAAGCTGACCTCGAGAAGGTGCCTCACAATATGGACCCCAACTGGAAGGATCGCTGTGTGCCGGAAATCGCGACCACCATGTCTGAAGTCATTGTCGATGGGGATACAGTTTGTGTCTATCTCCAAATTCATGATGGCCACTTCGGGCACTGGCGCACTGCAGTCACACGCAGCACAGATAACGGTCATACTTGGAGCACTCCCGAACTGTTTGAAGCGAAGCCTAAACGCTCGATGATCCGCAATCTCTATCTGACAAGCTGGGGAGAATATCTACTGCCTTACCAATTCCAGCCGACCAATGGGGATTCCGAAGAGAGCTTCATGGACGACCCCAATAAATTGGCTCAAATCAACGGCGTGCTTATCGGAACTGGCAAGAATGGTCCCTGGGAGCAAGGTGGTGAAGTGCAAGGGCCTCATGGATGGGCCGAAGTCAATGTAATCGAACTCAGCAATGAACAACTCGTCATGCTCTGCCGCAGCGATGAAGGCTACCTCATGCGCAGTGAATCTAGCGACCGCGGGCGCAGTTGGACCGAATACGTAAAAACCGACATACCGAACCCCGGCAGCAAATTCCGGCTCTTCAAGCTGAAGCAAGGTGGCATCCTCTTACTTCACAATCCCAGCAATCAAGTCCATCACCCCAACACCAAGCACCGCTGCCCTACAGGCCGAAATCCGCTTTCCATATGGATATCCAACGATAACATGCAAAGTTGGAATTACCAAGAGGACGTCTGCACTTTTCCTGGTGCGCTCTCTTACCCAGACGGAGAAATCGAGGAATCCACCTCTGGCACCTACCTTCACTTTGCCTTCGATTACAATCGTCATGATGTAATCTACATGAAGGTCGAACTCCCCAATCAGTAG
- a CDS encoding HpcH/HpaI aldolase family protein, translating into MKNSKIPFHQKLQNEAVFGPFSKTSDPNMIEAMGMGGMDFIILDLEHGPNDVTTLGNLVRACECSDTTAVVRCLRSDQIGQALDLGARVVQIPHVNCAADAERAVDAARFGPMGHRGVCRYVRAAGHSSTDKHDYFHNAADITVIAQVEGTEGLKNLDTIIEVPGVDMIFVGVYDLSQSLGMTGQTEAPEVVAALKEVVAKCSAKHIPVGTFVESVESARKYRSMGIHYLCYSVDVGILMSACQNLTMDMRQ; encoded by the coding sequence ATGAAAAACTCCAAGATTCCCTTTCATCAGAAACTTCAAAACGAAGCCGTCTTTGGCCCCTTTTCTAAAACTTCGGATCCCAATATGATCGAAGCCATGGGCATGGGCGGCATGGACTTCATCATTCTCGATCTGGAGCATGGGCCAAACGATGTCACTACGCTCGGCAACCTGGTCCGCGCCTGCGAATGCTCCGACACCACCGCCGTCGTGCGCTGCCTGCGTTCCGATCAAATCGGGCAGGCGCTCGATCTGGGCGCACGCGTCGTGCAGATCCCTCATGTCAATTGCGCAGCCGATGCAGAACGTGCCGTCGATGCAGCTCGCTTTGGCCCAATGGGACACCGCGGCGTCTGTCGCTATGTTAGAGCAGCCGGACATAGCTCCACCGACAAACACGACTACTTCCACAACGCAGCTGACATCACCGTGATCGCTCAAGTCGAAGGCACGGAAGGTCTCAAGAATTTGGATACCATCATCGAAGTGCCCGGCGTCGATATGATTTTTGTCGGTGTCTACGACCTCTCACAATCCCTCGGCATGACTGGACAGACCGAGGCCCCCGAAGTCGTCGCTGCGTTGAAAGAAGTGGTCGCGAAATGCAGCGCCAAGCACATCCCAGTCGGCACTTTTGTCGAATCCGTCGAGAGCGCACGCAAATACCGCAGCATGGGCATTCACTACCTGTGCTACTCAGTTGATGTCGGCATCCTGATGAGCGCTTGTCAAAACCTCACAATGGATATGCGCCAATAA
- a CDS encoding alpha/beta hydrolase, with the protein MSRTKKRHVCLSLLYLLISIALHGEHRIEKDINYRPKDLELPADDIRRTQCQLDLSIPENTPDFATIIWLHGGGLAGGKPCFSPVKDESFAQVAVSYRVTRQAPIPACIDDAAAATAWVLDNIEQYGGDPKRVYVAGHSAGGYLAALVGMDSKWLAEYGHSPNDLAGIIPVSGQVSTHFNVKKLLGDKGPKYRIVVDEYAPMHFAAADLPPICLIVGDPDIEFKSRVEENELLAISLKNIGHPFTEYHQQPGRDHGTVQRDADWIIPGFIERAEAWRREGMIQPNKKITGEKEIANILDAYRRFMIRMDEMGANRHFFDPHMSRLTDLLEQTFSIDGVPFVVQGLSTNEEGESILDIVVAMYSGTHYGIRTLRIQGIVQDESIASAIKESALIHSWKLYGQSSGQWVSDKDGDYSLIVNVDKIEKNATPVSFPMWNGPELR; encoded by the coding sequence ATGTCACGCACTAAGAAACGGCACGTTTGCCTATCTCTATTATACTTATTAATCAGTATCGCACTGCATGGCGAACACCGCATCGAAAAGGACATCAACTATCGTCCCAAGGACTTGGAACTTCCCGCTGATGACATTCGCCGTACTCAATGCCAATTAGATCTTTCGATCCCGGAAAACACACCAGACTTCGCGACCATCATTTGGCTACACGGAGGTGGACTAGCGGGTGGAAAGCCCTGCTTCTCTCCGGTCAAAGATGAAAGCTTCGCACAGGTCGCCGTCAGCTACCGAGTCACTAGGCAGGCTCCCATCCCAGCCTGTATCGATGACGCAGCGGCGGCCACCGCCTGGGTCCTCGACAATATCGAACAATATGGCGGCGATCCCAAGCGTGTCTACGTGGCGGGGCACTCGGCCGGAGGCTATTTAGCTGCATTAGTGGGAATGGATTCCAAATGGCTCGCCGAATATGGGCACTCTCCCAATGATTTGGCAGGTATCATCCCAGTCAGCGGACAAGTCAGCACACACTTCAACGTCAAAAAACTCCTTGGCGACAAAGGGCCGAAGTATCGTATCGTCGTCGACGAATACGCTCCTATGCATTTCGCGGCCGCGGACTTGCCCCCCATCTGCTTAATCGTCGGAGACCCCGACATTGAATTCAAAAGTCGGGTAGAAGAAAATGAATTACTAGCAATCAGCCTGAAAAACATCGGACATCCCTTTACCGAATATCATCAACAGCCTGGCCGTGACCACGGCACAGTGCAACGCGACGCGGACTGGATTATACCGGGTTTTATAGAACGCGCCGAAGCATGGCGTCGCGAAGGCATGATCCAGCCCAACAAGAAAATCACCGGAGAAAAAGAAATCGCCAACATACTCGATGCCTACAGACGCTTCATGATCCGCATGGATGAGATGGGGGCCAACCGTCATTTCTTTGACCCTCACATGAGTCGACTCACGGATCTATTAGAACAAACTTTTAGCATCGATGGCGTGCCTTTTGTTGTGCAAGGACTCTCTACGAATGAAGAAGGAGAAAGTATTTTAGATATCGTCGTCGCAATGTATAGCGGCACCCATTACGGCATCCGCACCCTTCGTATTCAAGGAATCGTGCAAGACGAAAGCATCGCCAGCGCAATCAAAGAGAGTGCACTCATCCACAGCTGGAAACTCTACGGCCAAAGCAGCGGGCAATGGGTCAGTGACAAAGACGGTGACTACAGCTTAATCGTCAACGTGGACAAGATCGAAAAGAATGCCACCCCCGTCAGCTTCCCCATGTGGAACGGCCCCGAACTGCGATAA